From Haloarcula sp. CBA1127, a single genomic window includes:
- a CDS encoding GNAT family N-acetyltransferase → MYVRDAKNREEVWLLDRIEEMGLDETAFRSRDYVVAIDEESHEKAGFGRIRIHKGGDEPVCELTSIGVLPEWRNQGVGTHVIERLVEYAGDEGFDTVYSLTNASEFLAQFGFERIEPAQLPDSLRDRLATKQENIQPDAVPLRVAVDRFEVPGHLRKQFKQASAGESEEPEPEEGPEDFGIDPDEATYKYDTGD, encoded by the coding sequence ATGTACGTCCGGGATGCCAAAAACCGCGAGGAAGTCTGGTTGCTCGACCGTATCGAAGAGATGGGGCTGGACGAGACGGCTTTTAGATCCCGGGACTACGTCGTCGCTATCGACGAGGAGAGCCACGAGAAGGCCGGCTTCGGCCGTATCCGTATTCACAAGGGCGGCGACGAGCCAGTCTGTGAACTGACCAGCATCGGCGTCCTGCCCGAATGGCGCAATCAGGGCGTCGGCACACACGTCATCGAACGGCTGGTCGAGTACGCGGGCGACGAGGGGTTTGACACCGTCTACTCACTGACGAACGCCTCAGAATTTCTCGCGCAGTTCGGCTTCGAGCGCATCGAGCCGGCACAACTCCCCGACTCGCTCCGGGACCGGCTCGCGACCAAACAGGAGAACATCCAGCCGGACGCGGTGCCACTCCGGGTGGCCGTTGACCGCTTCGAGGTTCCCGGCCACCTCCGCAAGCAGTTCAAGCAGGCCAGTGCCGGCGAGTCCGAGGAACCTGAGCCAGAGGAGGGTCCCGAGGACTTCGGCATCGACCCCGACGAAGCGACCTACAAGTACGACACGGGCGACTGA
- a CDS encoding ABC transporter ATP-binding protein has translation MSSEPLLSVRGLNAAVEGFQVTEDIDLDVNAGEAVGLVGRNGAGKTSTFRGIMGLTPVWSGSVKFRGEELTSIRSELIPKRGIGYQPEDRKLFTGMTVDENFRLPIWTSGPARGIDDEDAVVESVYDVLTELDDRRDAKVQNLSGGQAKMVAIGRALALQPDLLILDEPLEGLAPVVVENLKRHIRAINDRGIAVLIAESNVTHVPEVVDRLYVIERGDIVASGDPGELAADEDIQKLMQGSGAE, from the coding sequence ATGAGTAGCGAACCGCTGCTGTCCGTTCGCGGGCTCAACGCCGCCGTCGAGGGGTTTCAGGTGACCGAGGATATCGACCTCGACGTGAACGCTGGCGAGGCGGTCGGCCTCGTTGGCCGCAACGGGGCCGGGAAGACGAGTACCTTCCGTGGAATCATGGGCCTAACGCCGGTCTGGAGCGGCTCAGTCAAATTCCGCGGTGAGGAACTGACAAGCATCCGCTCGGAGCTGATTCCCAAGCGTGGCATCGGCTATCAGCCCGAAGATCGGAAGCTGTTCACCGGAATGACCGTCGACGAGAACTTCCGACTCCCCATCTGGACCAGCGGGCCGGCCCGCGGTATCGACGACGAGGACGCGGTCGTCGAGAGCGTCTACGACGTACTGACCGAACTCGACGACCGCCGGGACGCGAAGGTCCAGAACCTCAGCGGCGGTCAGGCCAAGATGGTAGCCATCGGGCGGGCGCTGGCGCTCCAGCCCGATTTGCTCATCCTCGATGAACCGCTGGAGGGATTAGCTCCGGTCGTCGTTGAGAACCTCAAGCGCCACATCCGGGCGATCAACGACCGCGGCATTGCGGTGCTCATCGCTGAGTCCAACGTCACACACGTGCCTGAGGTCGTCGACCGCCTCTACGTCATTGAGCGCGGGGACATCGTCGCCAGCGGTGACCCGGGAGAGCTGGCGGCGGACGAAGACATCCAGAAGTTGATGCAGGGTAGCGGGGCGGAGTAG
- a CDS encoding peptidylprolyl isomerase yields the protein MPIEPGDGVTIEYVGRFEDGSVFDTSRPEIAREHGLIEAQGVDASEYAPLSFTVGAGEIIEGIDEALVGMAAGEEATITVPPAKAYGEFQTDRVREYDPETFEGMVGKEPEVGTHVEAENGLHGDVTAVRDDAVEVDFNHELAGKTLVFDIEVVDVR from the coding sequence ATGCCAATCGAACCGGGAGACGGCGTTACCATCGAGTACGTCGGCCGCTTCGAGGACGGGAGCGTCTTCGATACGTCACGTCCCGAAATCGCCAGGGAGCACGGACTCATCGAGGCACAGGGCGTCGACGCGAGCGAGTATGCACCGCTTTCCTTCACTGTCGGTGCAGGAGAGATCATTGAGGGAATCGACGAGGCGCTCGTCGGCATGGCCGCGGGCGAGGAGGCCACTATCACAGTACCCCCAGCCAAAGCCTACGGCGAGTTCCAGACCGACCGCGTCCGCGAGTACGATCCCGAAACGTTCGAGGGTATGGTCGGAAAAGAGCCGGAAGTCGGAACCCACGTCGAGGCTGAAAACGGGCTTCACGGGGACGTAACTGCTGTCCGCGACGACGCCGTCGAGGTAGATTTCAACCACGAGCTGGCCGGCAAGACGCTCGTGTTCGATATCGAAGTCGTCGACGTCAGATAA
- a CDS encoding helix-turn-helix domain-containing protein — translation MISLEMDMVQYDCPYIDTTRDYEVSFLAKQWDFHPVERELETRIMVNGADREELDRGLNALETHDHMESYQLLRRKGDLALIRSRIDETNAMSVIRDHSGYITGPFRIRDGSEIWHVGFDTERVAEGTLSELERDNDYTIRSRESVDLEDYYDLLQNIDSAKRLVDGCRELSEVERNTLEKAVEGGYFDTPRDATLSSLAEEFDVSKMAISKNLRRSQRKILDRVTTAMNDVTE, via the coding sequence ATGATATCGCTCGAGATGGATATGGTCCAGTACGACTGTCCGTACATCGACACGACACGGGACTACGAGGTGTCGTTTCTGGCCAAGCAGTGGGATTTCCACCCTGTCGAGCGGGAACTGGAGACGCGGATCATGGTCAACGGAGCGGACCGGGAAGAACTGGACCGGGGGCTGAACGCACTGGAGACGCACGACCACATGGAGTCCTATCAGCTTCTCCGGCGGAAGGGCGACCTGGCGCTCATCCGCTCGCGCATCGATGAGACGAACGCGATGAGCGTCATCCGCGACCACAGTGGCTACATCACCGGCCCGTTTCGCATCCGTGACGGGTCGGAAATCTGGCACGTTGGCTTCGATACCGAACGCGTCGCGGAGGGGACCCTGTCTGAACTAGAGCGCGACAATGACTACACTATCAGGTCCCGCGAATCGGTCGATCTGGAGGACTACTACGACCTGCTACAGAACATCGACTCGGCGAAGCGGCTAGTCGATGGCTGTCGGGAACTCTCGGAAGTAGAGCGAAACACGCTGGAGAAGGCCGTCGAAGGCGGCTACTTCGACACGCCGCGGGACGCGACCCTGTCATCGCTCGCCGAGGAGTTCGATGTCTCGAAGATGGCCATCTCGAAGAATCTCCGGCGCAGTCAGCGGAAGATCCTCGACCGCGTCACGACAGCGATGAACGATGTGACCGAGTGA